In a single window of the Niabella ginsenosidivorans genome:
- a CDS encoding nucleotidyl transferase AbiEii/AbiGii toxin family protein — protein MLQTQTVSENTLALIKRLMADPQLNDFLLVGGTALALTIGHRLSVDIDLFAFDSFDAALIANHLKSVYYAEEVKPRESSLICFIDQVKVDLITHPYPEVSPHNQIDGIRIMSLSDIAAMKLHAIVRSGSRLKDFVDICFLLEKMPLAEMYAAYEEKYSPHSRAAVARMALTDTSGVNLNDEIRLSYLSFNWEATKQRLQEALEFTQKIFPAMKQNRIRNDPPEKKRGFRM, from the coding sequence ATGTTACAAACGCAAACTGTCTCAGAAAATACCCTGGCTTTAATCAAACGGCTGATGGCCGATCCCCAACTTAATGATTTTTTGTTGGTAGGCGGTACGGCACTTGCACTTACAATTGGCCACCGCTTGTCGGTTGATATCGATTTATTTGCTTTTGATTCATTTGATGCAGCCTTAATCGCCAATCACCTAAAATCAGTATACTATGCAGAGGAAGTGAAACCGCGGGAAAGTAGCCTGATTTGTTTTATTGACCAGGTCAAAGTAGATCTTATTACCCATCCTTATCCTGAAGTATCTCCCCATAATCAAATAGACGGCATTAGAATAATGTCACTATCAGATATTGCTGCAATGAAACTTCACGCTATCGTTCGAAGTGGAAGCCGATTAAAAGATTTTGTAGATATCTGTTTTTTGCTGGAGAAAATGCCGTTGGCAGAAATGTATGCCGCATACGAAGAAAAATATTCTCCTCATTCCAGGGCGGCTGTGGCACGCATGGCCCTAACAGATACATCTGGGGTCAATTTAAATGATGAAATACGGTTATCCTATTTGTCATTCAATTGGGAAGCAACCAAACAGCGACTGCAAGAGGCACTCGAATTTACTCAAAAAATCTTCCCAGCCATGAAGCAAAATCGTATCCGGAACGATCCACCCGAAAAGAAAAGAGGCTTCCGCATGTAG
- a CDS encoding DUF6922 domain-containing protein has translation MSNSSISKKEVYLVRWKQQKNHVEIFDNLEVFAASYPRYDLSILADALAFGKTVFEDEAVYIEKKAIVSAPKPDFPRMFFWEFNYDRIDWMANASTVIQRVLERGSAKHWDELVRYYSKDTIINFLKERITFLPDECIDEASLFFNLNKEDMLCYKRKLSQKIPWL, from the coding sequence ATGAGCAACAGCAGCATTAGTAAAAAGGAAGTGTATCTGGTACGCTGGAAGCAACAAAAAAATCATGTCGAAATTTTCGACAATTTGGAAGTTTTTGCAGCCAGCTACCCGAGATATGACTTGTCAATACTGGCGGATGCTCTTGCTTTCGGAAAAACCGTTTTTGAAGATGAAGCAGTTTATATCGAAAAAAAAGCGATCGTATCTGCTCCTAAACCGGATTTTCCGCGTATGTTTTTTTGGGAATTTAATTACGACAGGATCGACTGGATGGCAAACGCCAGCACTGTAATACAACGGGTGCTTGAACGCGGGTCTGCCAAACACTGGGATGAACTTGTCCGCTATTATAGTAAAGACACCATTATTAACTTCCTGAAGGAACGCATCACCTTTTTGCCAGATGAGTGCATAGATGAAGCTTCTTTATTCTTTAACCTGAATAAAGAGGACATGCTATGTTACAAACGCAAACTGTCTCAGAAAATACCCTGGCTTTAA
- a CDS encoding helix-turn-helix domain-containing protein, translating to MKNNGNGVQSATPMLFPVDPEQFWQTLRALIREEIGQLEKRPPPATNYNTSGLTYKPLYKIGEVCQLFQVTKPTIYDWIKHGKLKPYKIRSRVYFLWNDIQELLQPDVAPP from the coding sequence ATGAAAAATAATGGAAATGGTGTGCAGTCTGCAACACCAATGCTGTTCCCCGTTGACCCAGAACAGTTCTGGCAGACATTACGCGCGTTGATACGCGAGGAAATCGGACAGTTAGAAAAACGCCCCCCACCAGCTACCAATTATAACACCTCTGGGCTGACCTACAAACCACTCTATAAAATTGGTGAGGTCTGTCAGCTATTCCAGGTTACCAAGCCTACTATTTACGACTGGATCAAACATGGAAAGCTCAAACCCTATAAGATCCGTTCAAGGGTTTACTTCCTTTGGAACGACATACAGGAATTATTACAGCCAGATGTCGCCCCACCTTAA
- a CDS encoding AbiH family protein produces MNKLILIGNGFDLAHGMKTSYKDFLLNLLRTCVNEALDNGIHSSSDFKIKSKIGFYEKEDIKAVINSPESCETVFNAFAVDDVLVSTSGEKPQKEFDAQCLNPVLRKAINSCFKLGWVDIEQIYYDELIHIASSDAGSYDKKLNTLNSGIESIKKSLHSYLKGLPKPIHNKFMYDVFAAPFSESEFLTDSPDLNKCDHILMLNFNYTYTPDLYIRDLVPQFENNPLVDSIHIHGELYKDENPLIFGFGDEMDDHYKILEKKNDNRFLDNMKSFGYFRTDNLRKLSRFLMEGEYQVQIMGHSCGLSDRVMLNGIFEHDNCRSIKIFHRRKGSPFEETNYKELTQNISRHFNKKQRMRDWVVPYRPDDFLPQVVS; encoded by the coding sequence ATGAATAAGCTGATACTAATAGGGAATGGCTTCGATCTGGCGCATGGGATGAAGACCAGTTATAAGGATTTTTTATTGAATCTTTTGCGAACCTGTGTAAACGAAGCTCTGGATAATGGGATTCATTCAAGCTCCGATTTTAAGATAAAAAGTAAAATCGGTTTTTACGAGAAAGAAGACATTAAGGCCGTCATTAATAGTCCCGAAAGCTGTGAAACGGTGTTTAATGCTTTTGCTGTAGACGACGTTTTGGTTTCTACAAGTGGCGAAAAGCCCCAGAAGGAGTTTGATGCGCAGTGCCTGAACCCGGTATTAAGAAAAGCAATAAACTCTTGTTTTAAATTGGGGTGGGTCGATATTGAACAAATATATTATGATGAACTGATACACATTGCATCTTCTGATGCCGGTAGCTATGATAAAAAACTAAACACATTGAATAGCGGTATTGAAAGCATAAAAAAGAGCCTGCATAGCTACCTGAAAGGACTGCCGAAACCTATCCATAATAAATTTATGTATGATGTTTTTGCAGCGCCTTTTAGTGAATCAGAGTTTCTAACCGATTCTCCAGATCTTAATAAATGTGATCATATTCTTATGCTTAACTTCAATTACACGTATACCCCTGACCTTTATATTCGGGATCTGGTTCCGCAGTTTGAGAACAATCCGTTGGTTGATTCTATTCATATTCATGGGGAATTATATAAAGATGAAAACCCGCTAATCTTTGGATTTGGGGATGAGATGGATGATCATTATAAAATTTTAGAGAAAAAGAACGATAATAGGTTCCTTGACAATATGAAGTCCTTTGGTTATTTTAGAACAGACAACCTTCGTAAACTATCACGATTTTTAATGGAAGGTGAATACCAGGTTCAGATAATGGGGCATTCATGTGGGCTATCTGACCGGGTGATGCTAAATGGTATATTTGAGCATGATAACTGCCGGTCGATTAAGATATTTCATCGTCGCAAAGGAAGTCCTTTTGAGGAGACCAACTATAAAGAACTAACGCAAAATATATCCCGCCACTTCAATAAAAAACAAAGAATGAGGGATTGGGTTGTCCCTTATAGGCCAGACGACTTTTTACCGCAAGTGGTCTCTTAA
- a CDS encoding alpha-L-rhamnosidase-related protein, translating into MNFKILLLLCSWLNVFAGQKQAEEKQAAALQESFIWLQATKAGEQQYVAFRKTFNLKENIAAAQLRVFADNRFIIWINGQYVERGPARFDPKGPQYDILDIKPFLHKGKNAIAVLVHYYAVDSFTEWNEQNARMMEHTPGLTAALNIDFTNGTIFSLRTDETWAANKNTQYKASPGSYSSVPDNIDARLSDGDWSVAGYNDEKWEHARKISGSSWGKLSPRLIPLLKEQTLVPDRVVQQTTGANVHDSVQSLRALLPLEMEAGSELVIDIGKVRQAYHLLELDAEEGASLQVGHATLFYDHKKQPLIVSFIPHPEDRYIAKKGFQRYMGGDTHGFKYLVIKVLSGKIRLKSVAITERSYPYERMGSFTSNDTLLNTLWKVCVNTVEACSEDAYVDCADRERAQWIADGYKMSFPVARVALAAKEQNGTYTFGDARLLRKMIQDMGYSQVPDGRLQPMRPSVYPLINTHGVIDDYSCLWVQAAVEYYERTGDIAFVKQIWGQLQRAMDYFLNRKIANGLINAREFIYFDNPLKYVQCEGATINAFIYGSLQAIARMAKVLGDAKAFNRYAAEAVALYKSYNSNLWNERAGTYNAASFSDEGKAMTDNPKSFSLPYEGPLEPGKTVAPNYHAALMALYFNLVPADRHARVLHFLLNSFNKTTEQQMELWWPYTSRYLLDVLYREQRTDLSQTALNFIRNAFWHMTRYETATTSEGWWGGASVHESSAFPAYFMSAFVLGVRTVIENGKLSFIIKPNLGDLQHAEGTVLTEFGKTDVQWTFRDGGGSLHFSINTPKGATPVLYIPVMSERATLVLNGEMLVKAGKIKGELKRSGGYYVIPLKENRCRGIILKGQK; encoded by the coding sequence ATGAATTTTAAAATTTTATTGCTTTTATGCAGCTGGCTGAATGTGTTTGCCGGACAAAAGCAGGCTGAGGAAAAACAGGCGGCTGCGTTACAGGAATCATTTATTTGGCTGCAGGCTACCAAAGCCGGTGAGCAACAATATGTAGCTTTCCGTAAAACATTTAATTTAAAAGAAAATATTGCGGCAGCACAACTGAGGGTATTTGCCGATAACCGGTTTATCATCTGGATCAATGGTCAGTATGTGGAGCGTGGCCCTGCGCGGTTTGATCCCAAGGGGCCTCAATATGATATTCTGGACATAAAACCATTTCTGCATAAAGGCAAAAATGCCATAGCTGTTCTGGTGCATTACTATGCGGTGGACAGCTTTACAGAATGGAATGAACAGAACGCCCGGATGATGGAACATACTCCCGGGCTTACTGCAGCGTTGAATATTGATTTTACAAATGGAACTATTTTTTCGTTGCGGACAGATGAAACATGGGCGGCTAATAAAAATACGCAATACAAAGCCTCTCCTGGTTCCTATTCGTCTGTCCCTGATAATATTGATGCCCGGCTGAGCGATGGCGATTGGTCAGTGGCCGGATACAATGACGAAAAATGGGAACATGCCCGGAAGATCAGCGGCAGTAGCTGGGGCAAACTCAGTCCCCGGTTGATTCCCCTGCTGAAAGAGCAGACCCTGGTACCCGACCGCGTGGTTCAGCAAACTACCGGCGCTAATGTGCATGACTCAGTACAGTCGTTACGGGCGCTGCTACCGCTGGAAATGGAAGCGGGGAGTGAACTGGTAATTGATATCGGAAAAGTAAGACAGGCCTATCATCTGCTGGAGCTGGATGCTGAAGAAGGTGCTTCATTACAGGTAGGGCATGCAACACTTTTTTATGATCATAAAAAACAACCGCTGATCGTTTCATTTATTCCGCATCCAGAAGACCGGTATATTGCTAAAAAAGGCTTTCAGCGCTATATGGGCGGAGATACGCATGGATTCAAATATCTGGTCATTAAAGTGCTTTCCGGAAAAATCCGTCTTAAGTCTGTAGCAATAACGGAACGCAGTTATCCTTATGAACGGATGGGATCCTTTACTAGCAATGATACACTGTTGAATACGCTGTGGAAGGTTTGTGTGAACACGGTAGAAGCCTGCAGCGAAGATGCTTATGTGGATTGTGCAGATCGTGAAAGGGCGCAATGGATTGCCGATGGTTATAAAATGAGCTTTCCGGTAGCAAGGGTAGCCCTAGCAGCAAAAGAGCAGAACGGAACATATACTTTTGGCGATGCGAGGCTGCTGCGGAAAATGATTCAGGATATGGGTTATAGCCAGGTTCCGGACGGTCGCTTGCAACCCATGCGACCATCTGTTTACCCATTAATCAATACACATGGTGTTATTGATGATTATTCCTGCCTGTGGGTACAGGCGGCTGTAGAGTACTATGAACGTACCGGAGATATTGCGTTCGTTAAACAAATATGGGGGCAGCTGCAACGTGCTATGGATTATTTCCTGAACCGCAAAATAGCAAACGGGCTCATCAACGCCCGTGAATTCATTTACTTTGATAACCCTTTAAAATACGTTCAATGTGAGGGCGCAACCATCAACGCATTTATTTATGGTTCGCTGCAGGCCATCGCCCGAATGGCAAAAGTACTGGGAGATGCAAAGGCGTTTAACCGATATGCAGCGGAAGCCGTGGCGTTATACAAAAGCTATAACAGCAACCTATGGAATGAGAGAGCAGGAACCTATAATGCCGCCAGCTTCAGCGATGAAGGGAAGGCAATGACCGATAACCCAAAGAGTTTTAGCCTGCCTTATGAAGGCCCGCTTGAGCCGGGTAAAACCGTAGCGCCCAATTACCACGCAGCTTTAATGGCTTTGTATTTTAACCTGGTTCCGGCAGACCGGCATGCGCGGGTGCTGCATTTTCTGCTAAATAGTTTTAACAAAACAACAGAACAGCAAATGGAGCTGTGGTGGCCTTATACCTCCCGCTATTTGCTGGACGTACTGTACCGGGAACAACGGACAGACCTGTCGCAAACTGCCCTGAATTTTATACGGAATGCTTTCTGGCACATGACCCGGTATGAGACGGCAACAACATCTGAAGGCTGGTGGGGTGGTGCTTCCGTTCATGAATCTTCAGCGTTCCCTGCTTATTTTATGAGCGCTTTTGTGTTAGGAGTACGTACGGTAATAGAGAATGGAAAACTCAGTTTTATAATAAAACCCAACCTGGGTGATCTACAACATGCAGAAGGAACAGTGCTGACCGAATTTGGAAAAACAGACGTACAATGGACCTTTAGAGACGGAGGTGGCTCTCTCCATTTCAGTATAAATACTCCCAAAGGTGCAACCCCTGTATTGTATATTCCAGTAATGAGCGAAAGAGCTACACTGGTACTCAACGGGGAAATGCTTGTAAAAGCAGGAAAAATAAAAGGGGAACTGAAACGGTCGGGTGGCTATTATGTAATACCGCTTAAAGAAAATAGGTGCCGGGGCATAATACTGAAAGGCCAGAAATGA